The nucleotide sequence CTCTCGCTGCCCCAACGTCCCTGGCTGATGCTCGGCAAGGGCCCCTCGTTCTCGATGCGTAAGGACTTCGACCTTACGCAATACAACCTGATCTCATTGAACCACGTGGTGCGTGCTCAACGCGTCGACGTGGCCCATATCATCGACATTGACGTCGTCGAGTCGTGCGCCGAGCACCTGGTGCGCAACGCCGGGTACCTCGTCATGCCGCGCCGTCCGCACGTGCATTGCGATCCGGGCCCGAAGCTGCTCGAAGACTACTTCGACGAGTTGCCCGTGCTGCGCCAGCTCGCGGCCGAGAACCGCCTGGTCTGGTACAACCTGTCGAGTTCCACGCCGGTGGGCGAATCGCCCGTGATCGGCGCGAAATGGTTCAGCGCCGAAGCCGCGCTGAATATTCTCTCCTTGCTCGGCGCCAAGAAGATTCGCTCGTTGGGCATCGACGGCGGCCGTGGCTATAGCCCCGAGTTCGCCGATCTCGAACGGCAGACGATGCTCGCCAACGGGCACGAGACGTTCAACAACCAGTTCGACGAGATGGAGACGATCTGCCGCCGCGCGGGCATCGACTACGCTCCGCTGGTCGAGCCGATGCGCGTCTTCGTCGGCACCGACGAGTCGCAACGGGTCGCCACGCGCGTGCTCGAGCACTCGATTCGCAAGCACACTTCGGCGCCGGTCAATTACCACCCGATGTTCCACTTGCCGATCCCCACGCCGAAGGATCCGGCGAATCGCCCGCGCACGGGCTTCTCCTTCTTCCGTTTTGCCATTCCCAAGCTGTGTGGCTATCGCGGCCGGGCGCTGTATGTCGACGCGGACATGCAGGTCTTCTCCGACCTGGCAGAGCTGTGGCGCATTCCCTTCGGCAAGCACAAGGTGATGTGTACGAACCAGCCGGAGACGCCGACGGCCTGGAAGGGGCCGAACACGTTCTTCCATCCCGGCCGGCAGATGAGCGTGATGCTGCTCGACTGCTCGCGGCTGGACTGGGATCCTGACAAGATCGTTGCCGACATGGACGCCGGCAAGTACGGCTACCGCGACTTGATGTTCGAGATGTGCGTGGTGAAGCCGGACGAAATCTGCGACGACATTCCACCCGAATGGAACTGTCTCGAGTGGTACGAGGCCCAGCGGACGAAGCTGCTGCACTATACGGTGGTGCCGACGCAGCCGTGGAAGAACGACGAAAATCCGCTCGCGCCGGTCTGGATGCAAGGTTATCGCGAGGCGGTCGCGGCGGGCATCGTCGTGCCGGCCGAAGTGCGACAAGGCATTGCCGCCGGCCACTTGAAGGCCTCGCTGGCCGACGCGTTGCCCCCGGACGCGCCGTCGAAGCCCGCTGCCCGCGGCTTTGCTGAGGTCCACCAGGCACACGCGATGCGTCCGACGGAACGGTTGTGGGCATCTCCCTTGGGTCGTGCCGCCAAGCGTCCGCTACGGTTTCTCAAGCGCACGTTGCTCGGTTCATAACTCGCTGGTCGGTCGATTCCGCAGCGGGCGTCGCTTCGCGGCGGAATCGACCGACCGCGATTCATTTCGATTCATGCTTCGCACATCACTAGCACGAGAGGGCTCGTCATGATCAAGCTGTCGGACCGCGATCTTCAAGACTTCCAGGAAGCGGTCGACTGGAAGACCGGTATGTGCCTGCCCGACGGCCGCGTGCTGGGGGTGGAAGGCAAGCGTGGCAAGGTCTCGAAGGGGAACGACTCGCGGGTCGCGCTCGTCAAGGAGATGATCGATCCCGCGCACGGCACCGTGCTCGAGGTCGGCTGTTGCGAGGGCATCCATACGTTGCAGTTGGCGGCGGTTGCCAGGCACGTCACCGCGCTCGACGTGCGTCCGAAGAACATCGTCTGCACGCTGACGCGTTTGTTCGTCCACGACATCAAGAACGTGACGGTGAAGCTGGCGGACGCGCGTTTCCTCGATGCGAAGGAAGGGCACTTCGACGTCCTGTTCCACGTGGGCGTGCTCTATCACCTGATGGACCCGGTCGAGCACTTGTTCGCCATTCGCGATCTGGCCGATAGCCTGGTGCTCGATACGCACGTCACGCACGCCGACACGGCGTTTCCGCGCGACGATATTCAGTACAACGGCAAGTCGTACCGCGCGCACCTGTATCGCGAAGGCGGCTGGTCCGATGTTTTTTCGGGGGTCGAGCCCGCCTCGCGCTGGTTGGATCAAGACGCGCTCGTCCAGGTGCTGCGCGACGCCGGGTATGCCACGGTCGAAGTGGTGCAGGAGCGTGCCGAGCGCAACGGACCGCGCGTCTGCATCGTGGCCCATCGCCAGGCGAAAGCGGCGCGCCACGCGGCCTGATTGCCGTCCTGCGGCCCACGGCCTTTCGCTCGATTCACGCTCAGGAGTTCGATGCATGATTAGCCAGCCCACGCCGAACGTAGCCCTCAAGGACAACAGCCCGGCGGAGACCATCTCGCGCTTGGAGTGGACGGTTCGCGATCAGAATGCGCGGTTGCACGATCGCAAGATGCGCATTCGCGAGCTCGAGGGGAAGCTGCGCCAGGAGCCCCAACGCGAGATTCAACAGCTCACGTCGATCGTCGATAAGCTGCTGAAGCGGCATTACCATCAGATGCCGTTGCCTCCCGAGGAACTTCGACTGCACGTGGGCACGCGTACGACCGCCGCCAACTTCTGGGCGCAGGGGCTCTCCTCTTCGACTCGCGTTTGCGATATTTTCGGCGCGGAGCCTGCGGGTCCCGTGCTCGATTGGGGCTGCGGCTGCGGTCGCACGTTGCGTTGGTTGCTGAACAGCCCGGCTTGGCGCGAACACTACCGTGGCTGCGACGTCGACGCCGCTGCCATCAAGTGGCTGCGCGAGAACACGCCATGCCCGCTGGAGGTCTGCGGCGATCATCCCCCGCTACCCTACCCCGACGCGACGTTCACGGGCCTGTTTGCCTTCAGCGTGCTGACGCACATTCCGCCGAAGTTGCACCGTGCCTGGTATGCGGAGATCCGCCGCGTGCTGCGTCCGGGCGGCAAGGCCCTGCTCACCGTGCAGGGGAGCGACATTCTGAAGAACCCGTCGAACTACAGCGTCCCCCTCGACATGGTCGAGGCCTTCGGCAAATCGGGCCAGGCCTACATCCACCACGAAGGTCACTACAAGGATGCCGCGCTCGTGAATGAAGAGTTCACCCGCCAGCAACTCGAAGGCTTGTTGACGGTCGAGTCGTACAAGGTCGGCGGCTATCAGAACATGGATCAGTTCATCGTGCGCCGCGACGACTAAATCGCGGCGTGCGGGCATGCGGCAAGACAGACCGGCCCTCCCCATCATTGATCCGCGATCACGGTTCCGAGGCAGTACGGCGAACATGGCGGCTCCGACACAAAACTCAGATAGTCAGCCCGTCGGTGCGGTGCCCGTGTCGGACGAAATCTGGCCCCTGGCCGTAGCGCGGCAGGGTTGGCGTTCGTGTCGCGTGCTGGCGATCCGCACGCGCGAGACCCTTTCGCGGATGCGGTGGGCGGCGCGGGCGAAGATCTCGAGCAGGCCCAAGAACGTGTTGGGCTGTTTGCATCCGACGACGCGCGTGCCGCGGTTGACGCTCTCGGCCAACGAACGGCGCGAGTTGCAAGCCCGGCTCGCGGCACTCGAGCACCGGCCCCGCTTCTCGGTACTCTCCGTGGTGCGGCCCGGGGCAGAGAAGTATCTTGCCACGACCTACAATTCGCTCCGCGACCAGGTTTATCTCGACTGGGAACTGCTGGTCGTAACGCCCCCCCCGGTGACCGCCACGCCGGAGCTTCGCCTCGACCTGGAAGTCTCGCAAGATCCCCGGTTACGCTTGCTGCGCACGACCAGCGCGGACGTCGCCGCGCAGACGCTGAGCACGGCGGTCGATTCGGCCACGGGCGAAATGATCGGCTTTGTCGAATCCGGTGATGCGCTGTCGCCCGAGACCATGCTCGTCTGCGCGGAGCATCTGGCCCGACATCCGGAGGCCGATTTTCTCTATTCGGACGAGGATCTGCTCGATCACAAAGATTACCGCAACGATCCGTTCCACAAACCCGACTGGTCGCCCGAGCTGTTGCTGTGCCAGCATTATACGGGACAGTTCAGCGTCTATCGCCGGTCGTTGCTGGATCGGATCGGCGGATTGCGGCCGCAGCTTCCCGGCGCGCTGTTCCACGACCTGGCCCTGCGCGCGAGTGAACAGGCGCGAGAAGTCATCCACATTCCGCGGGTTTTGTATCACCGCCGTGCCCGCACCGGGGCGCCGGGCAGCAACTCGCCGCTGGTGGCGACGGGGCCCGATGCGCTGACGGCGATCGGCGATGCCCTGCTGCGCCGCGATCTCGAAGGCGAGATCAAGGCCACGCGCACGGCCGGCGTGTTTGGCGTGCGATTGTATCCGCGGCAGGAGCCGCGTATCTCGATCATCATTCCGACGCGCGACCGCGCCGCACTGCTGCATGCTTGCGTGCAGAGCGTGTTGCGTCTGACCGACTATGCGAACTATGAGATCGTGATCGTCAACAACGACAGCGTCGAGCCCCGGACGCACGCCTTGTTTCGATCCTGGTCGCGCGACGGACGAATTCGCGTGATCGATTCGCCCGGCCCGTTCAACTACTCGCGGCTGAACAACCTGGCAGTGGACGCGTGCCGCTCGCCGCTGGTGCTGTTGTTGAACAACGACACGAAGGTGATCGCCAGCGAGTGGCTTTCGGTGATGGCCGGCTACTGCCAGCTCGACGGCGTGGGCGCCGTCGGCGCGAAGCTCTACTTCTCCGACGATACGATTCAGCACGCGGGCGTGATCCTCCGCGGCGGCGGCAAGGGTTCCAAGCCGGCCATGTCGAGTCACAAGTTCTTTCCACGCCACGATGGTGGCTACTTCGGTTACCTCCATACGACGCGCAACTTGAGCGTCGTGACGGGCGCTTGTCTGCTGACCCACCGCGACGTGTACCAGCAGGTGGGCGGACTCGATGAGCAGTTGGCCGTGGCCTACAACGACGTCGACTATTGCCTCAAGCTGCGGCAGGCCGGTTACCGAATCGTGTGGACAGCCGAAGCCGAGCTCTATCACTACGAGTCGGCGTCGCGCGCCAAAGACAAGGAAGGAGACGAGCGTTGGGAGCTCGAAAAACTGCGCATGCAGGATAAATGGGGAACGGCGCTCTGCGACGACCCCTACTACAATCCCAACCTCTCGCTGAATCACACGAATTTCATGCTGCGCCGCATCGCCTAGAGGAGACGCCTGTGAATCGTGCACGAACGAGCACACCCGCGGGCCCGTCGACCGGCGGCAGGATCTGGCGGCAGGGTCAGACGTTGCTCAAGCTGTGGCGTCCCGCTCCGGCGCAGCTTGCTCCCGTCCCGCCTGCGAACTGGTTGCCGCCGACGGCCGGCGAACGACAGTCGCTGGCCGAACGCTGCCGCGCGCTCACCGCGGCGCCGCGCGTGCTGTGCCTGATCTTGGCCGACGATGCCCCGGCGTCCGAAGTCTCGCGCACGGTGCGTTCGCTGACGGCGGTGATCTACTCGAACTGGAGCGCCATCGTCGTGGGGCGCGACAGCACGACGATGACGATGACTCCGCTCCCCGGCAGGCTCTCGGTGGTCGAATCGTATACCTTGCACAAGTCCGATGGCGCGGCCGAGGTGAACGCCCTGGTGGCACGCCATGATGCCGAGTACGTGCTGTTCGTCGAGGCGGGGGATTGCCTGGCTCCCGAGACGCTGGTCGCATTTGCCGAGCACGTCGAAGAGAACCACAAGGCAGACCTCGTCTACGGCGACGAAGATCAACTCGATGCGGCCGGGGTGTTGAGCCACCCGTTTCACAAACCCGACTGGTCACCGGCACTGCTGCTGAGCCAGCCCTACACGGTGTACCCCGCGTTCTACCGCCGACCATTGCTCGTCGAGGCGGGAGGACTGCGCGAGGGCTGGGGGCATGCTCGCTTGTACGATCTCGCCTTGCGCTACACGGAAGTGGCCGAGACGATCTCGCACCTGCCCTCGGTGCTTTACCACCGTCGCGCGGAATCGCACTATGTCCCCGACGTGTCGGGCGACCGTCCGCGACGCTCGGTGTGGGGGGCGGCCTGGCTGGCGACGCGCCGCGGGGCAAGTGCCCGGCGTCGCGCGGTCGAAGCGGCTCTCGAACGGCGTCGTGTCGTGGCCCGGGTCACGTTCGGACGCAGCGCCCACACGCAAGTGGTCTCGCCCGTGCCGCAACGTCTGGAGCGAGTCTCGATCATCATGCCCACGCGCGATGGGGGAGACCATCTCAAGGTTGCCGTCGAGAGTGTGTTGCGCCGCACGACCTATCCCAACTACGAATTGGTACTCGTCGACAATGGCAGCACGGAACCAGCCACGCGTCAGATGTTGCAGCAGTTCGCCGCGCACGATCGCATGCGCGTGCTCCACGATCCACAGCCGTACAATTTTTCGGCGATCAATAATGCGGCCATTCGACAGACGAGCTCGCATTACATCCTGCTGCTGAACGACGACACCCAGGTGATTTCGCCGGGCTGGCTGACCGATATGGTCGGTTGGCTCGAGCAGCCTGGCGTGGGCGCCGTGGGAGCGAAGCTGCTCTACACGGACGGCACGATTCAGCACGCCGGAGTCGCGCTCGGCATCGGTGGGATCGCCTCGCATCCGCACAAGCGGTTCTCGCGCCGCGATGTCGGCTACCACGGCCTGCTCACCTCGGTGCGCGAGTGCAGTGCCGTTACCGGCGCCTGCCTGCTGACGCGCCGCGATTTGTTCTGGCAAGTCGGTGGTTTGGAAGAATCGCTGCCCCGCGCCTACAACGACGTCGACTTCTGCCTGCGGCTGGGCGAACGCGGGCACCGCATCGTCTTCACGCCGACGGCCGAGCTGTATCACCACGAGTCGGTCAGTCGCGGGCGCGATACCCGCGACGACCTCCAATTCCAGCAGGCGATTGCCTGGATGCAACGGCGTTGGGGACGGCTGCTTGCGGAAGATCCCTACTATCATCCGCAGCTTTCGCTCCGCTCGACGAATTTCGCCCTGCGGCAGGCAGCCTAGCGGAAACCCACTCCCCTGGAATCACTCCTGTTCGAGTTGAACGAGGTACTGGTCGTGAACGTCTGGCAACGACTTCGAGCCAAGCTGAACTCGACCTGGAGCACCGGTCGGCGCATCGGGCATGCCGTGCAGCACTTCGTCGGCGAAGGGGAAGACGTCAAGATCGAAGGCCCTGTCGGGGTCATCGTTTCGCACTACGACGCGCGCCCCATCGAGCCGCTGGTGCAGTTGCTCGATGGCCTGGCCGAGACGCCCGCGGGATTTCCCTATGAAGTGCGGGTCGTCATCAACCACGAGACGTGGCGCCCCTGCGAACTGCCCGAGCGCCATCGCCATTTGACGGTGGTCCATCGCGAGAATCGCGGCTTCAATATCGGCGCCTGGGAGCAAGGTTGGCGCCTCGATCCGCCGCGCGACGCGTATCTGTTTTTGCAAGACGAGTGCATCGTCGCACGCGAGAACTGGCTGCTTCCTTTCGTCGAGAAAGCGTCGCAGTCCGACGTCGGGCTCGTCGGCGAACGTATCCCGCCGACCTGGGATCTGTCTTGGTCGCATCTCGAATGGCAGTTCGGCAAGAAGATTCTGCCGGGGCACGAAGTAAGTGGTCGACAGGTCGATCGGCTGACTTGTTATCGCGACTTCTGGCGACGCCAGGGGATTCCGCCGGCGCCGACCGGCGCGCACGTGCAATCGCTGGTGATGTTCGCGCGGCGCGAGGTCTTGGCCCGCATCGGAGGATTTCCGCTCGGACAAAATTACGGTGAAGCGATTGCGGCGGAAATCGGCGCGTCGTTTCTCGTGCGCGCCCTGGGATTGCGCCTGTGCGAGGTGGGAGAGACGGCCTTCACGTGCTTCAACCATCCCCAATGGTTGAGTCGTGCCGCCCAGCATCGCGATCCCGCCTGGCTCGAACGCACAACACAGTTTCGTAACCGCAAGCTCGATCAGGAAGTGGCCTGAGGCCCAGCTTTCACGCGGTAGAGAATGACTCGCATGTTTCAGTGGCTCAAATCCTGGCAACGATGGTGGCGACGCGACGCGGAACCAACGGGGGGGGGCGTGCGCGTCTGTTTTCTGGGGGACGGCGTTTCCGGTTCGTGGCAGATGCGCGCCGCGCAGATCGCCGAGATGAATCCGGCCTGGGAGGCCCTGGCCACGAAGGATCTTCGTGCGGGGGACGTGGCGCGCTTCGATCTGTTCTGCATCGTGAAGCGGTTCGATGCCGCCAAGGCCGAATGGCTACGATCGCAGGGCAAGGCCGTCGTCTACGACGTCGTGGATCCCTGGAAGCAGCCGGAAGATGGCGAAGCGCATCCCACGCTGAACGACGCGATCGCCTATTTTCGCCGCCTGCTGGTGCCGATGCCGGTCGATGGCGTGATCTTTCCCAACGCTACGATGCTCGGCGATCTGGGCCAGCTTGTGCCGAATCCGGTGCATCTCTATCACCACCATCGGGTCTATCAAGAGCCGATCATCGTCTGTCGCCAGGCCCAACGCGTGGGTTACGAGGGGCGCGAAGACTATCTCGGTCCCTGGGCCGAGACGACCGCCCGCGTGTGCGAGCGACTCGGGCTCGAGTTCGTGATCAATCCTCCCGCGCTCGGAACGCTCGACATCGGGCTAGCCGTGCGGGGCGGGCGCCATGGCACGCTGATGGCCAAGCGCTACAAATCAAACGTCAAGCTGGCCAACCTGTTTGCGGCCGGCCTGCCTGCGGTGGCGCATGCCGAAGAGTCCTCGTACCGCGAGACCGACGACGGCAACGTCCGCTTTTTTAGCGACGAGGCCTCGCTCGAGCAGGCCATTGCCGAACTGCTCCCCTACGAGCGGAGGCTGGCCATCCACAAGGCATTTCTGGCGCACAGCCGGCGCTTTCGCGTGGAGTCGATCGCGCAGCAGTACGAAACGTACTTCCTGCAAGTGTTGGCCAGTCGAGCCGGGCAAGGCACGAGCCACAGCGCCGCTGCCTAGGCGCGACACGTTTACGGTACGAGCACGATCTTGCCGGCCAGCGTCCCGGCCTTGCCGATCGTGTTTTCTTCTTGCAGCCGATGTGCCTGGGCGGCTTCGGCCAAAGGGAGTACCCGATCGATGCAAGACTTGAGCCGGCCTTCCTTCATCCAGATGTTGATCTGGTTGCCGGCGGCCCGTTGCATGGCGGCCGGCTCGTTGAACATGGCAAAGCCGTAGAGCGAGCACCCCTTCACGTAGAAGGGACCCACGGGAAAGGCCGGCTTCGCATCGCGGCCCGCCATCAGGATCATGCGGCCGGCCGGGGCGAGGTGGCCTACGGTCCGTTCAAAGTCGGGCTCGCGCAGTGTCTCCCACCAGACGTTCACCCCGCCAGGGGCGAACGCCTTGAGGGCGGCATCGACATCGTCGGTCTTGTAGTTCACGGCCCGGTCGGCACCGAACTCGAGACATTTGGCCACCTTCTCGGGCGTGCCAGCCGTGGTGAGGACACGGGCGCCCAGCGCCTTGGCCATCTGTACCACGGTCGAACCCACGCCCCCCGACCCGCCATTGACGAACAGGGTTTCGCCGGGCTGCAGCTTTGCGCGCGGGACCAACCCCAGCCAGCCGGTGATGCCCACCAGGGCCAGCGCCGCCGCCTGTTGCGGATCGATTCCGTCGGGCAGCGGATTCAGCAGTTGTTCATCGACAGCGGCAAACTGAGCGAACGTGCCTTGCCGGCCGAGCAGTCCTTGATTGCTGCCCCAGACACGCGCGCCCTGCTTGAATCGCGAGGCACCCGGGCCGGCCTGCTCGACGATGCCAGCCAGGTCGCAGCCCACGACGTAGGGCAGCGGCAGATTCATCTTGACCATGCCGGCGCGAAGGTACGTGTCGATCGGATTCACGGCGACGGCTTCGACGCGCACGAGCACCTGTCCCTCTTTGGGTTCGGGAGTTGGTACTTCGCCGTATTGAATGTTTTCGGGCGGCCCCGTGTCGGTGATGTAGGCAGCTTTCATGGCGCGATGTTTTCGGGCAGAAGGTGCGAGCGATGAAAAGTCCGGAAAAAAGTCCAGCGTTTTGCAGTCGATCGAGCGGACTCTGACTATACCGCAACGAGCGATTCCGGCATAATGTCCGCGTGCGATGTTTCACCTTGCTGATGACGTTGGTGCTGCTGTTCGTGAGTACGCTCGGAGTCTGCCCTGAGGGGGCTCCGGAGCGCCCCGACGCGCTCTGCGGAGCCCGCTCGGATGACGGGCGCGGCTCGCTGTTGCTGGTGATCGTCGTGCGCTCGACAAAATCGATTCACGACCTGTTCCGGCCCAGCCTCGCGGCATGGGTGTTTTCGACTCTTGGCGGCGATACGCTCGCGCCGCAGATAGGCAGATCATCGGCGGTGGTCCACGTGGCTGCCGCGCCCCATACGCTCCAGTCGCAGCATATTCGCTGTCAGGTTTGATTCGCCCGGTTGGTCGAATCAACTCGCGTACCTGATTTGTAGCGAAGGGCGAACCGCGTCCGCGGTTTGTGCTGTCACACAGGAGCATTCCATGAGCGAGCAAGAACCGGAAACGAAGCCGGATGCAAAATATGAACCCATGAGCTACCAGTTCATGTTGAGGATTGTGATCTTCTTCCTGGTACTGGTGCTGATTCCCTGGGTCTTGGTAAAAATCGTCGACTTGCTGTTTTGAGCTTGCTGGGCAAGCTCGAATTGGCCGCGCGCAGAGACATGAGGACTGTAGATGAGCGATCTGCCTCTGATCACGACCATTGCCGCGGGCTTTACGGCTGCGTGGGTGCTGGGGTTGCTGACGCAGCGTCTGCGCCTGTCGCCGATCGTCGGCTATCTGCTGGCAGGTGTGTTGATCGGACCGCATACGCCCGGCTATGTGGGCGACATCCACCTGGCGCACCAGCTCGCCGAGGTGGGGGTCATCCTGCTGATGTTCGGCGTCGGCCTGCACTTTCACCTCGAGGACCTGATCGCCGTCAAATCGGTGGCGATTCCCGGCGCGCTCGGCCAGAGCCTGGCTGCGACGCTCATCAGCATTCCCATCTTCCTGATGTTCGATATCGAGCCGCGTTCCGGCGCCGTCATCGGTATGGCGATGGCGGTGGCGAGCACGGTGGTGTTGATGCGCGTGTTGATGGATGCCGAGGTGCTCGACTCGGTGGCGGGGCACGTGGCCGTGGGCTGGTTGCTCGTCGAGGACGTGCTTACGGTGGTCGTGCTCGTGATCATTCCCGTGCTGGGCACGGAGGTCGTTGCCGCCGGTGAGGTCGCGGCGGCAACAAACCCGTGGATGGCCATCACGATGGCGCTCGTCAAACTTGCGGCGCTCGTGGCCATCGTCCTTTTCGTGGGTTCGCGCGTGGTGCCGTGGGCGTTGTTACAGGTCGCGCGACTGCGCTCGCGCGAGCTCTTCACGCTGACCGTGATGGTCTTCTCGGTGGCGATTGCCGCCGGCGCGTACGTGCTATTCGGCGCGTCGATGGCCCTGGGGGCATTTCTCGCCGGCATGATGGTGGCCCAGTCTCCCGTGAGCCACCAGGCCGCGGCCGACGCGCTGCCGCTGCGCGATGCGTTCGCCGTCATGTTTTTCGTCGCGGTGGGCATGCTCTTCGACCCCATGTTTCTGCTGCACGAGCCCCTGATGATGCTGGCGGCAATGGGGGTGATCTTGATCGTCAAACCGCTCGTCGCACTGCTGATCGTGGCCGTGCTGGGGCACTCCGTACGCACGGCGTTGACGGTCGCTCTGGGCCTGGCGCAGATCGGCGAGTTTTCGTTCATCCTCTCCGATGCCGCCACGAAATTCGGCCTGATGCCCGAGGCGGGACATAACGTGCTCGTCGGCGGCGCAATCCTGTCGATCACGCTGAATCCGATTCTGTTCCGATCGCTCGATCCCATCGAACGCTGGCTGCGCACCAAGCCCCGCCTGTGGGCATTGTTGAACTCCCGCGCCGAGCGACGCGTGGGGCAGATCAATGTCGAGGCTGCCGAAAACATCGCGCAGCACAAGGCCGGCGAACAGCGGCTGGCCGTGGTCGTGGGCTACGGCCCCGTGGGTCAGACGGTCAATCGCCTGTTGCGCGATGCCGGCATGGCGACCGTCGTCATCGACATGAATTCTGACACCGTGATCGACTTGCAGCGACAGGGACAAACATCCATCTACGGCGATGCCTCGCGCGAAGCGATCCTCGAGCAGGCCGGCGTGCCGCGCGCGGCCTACCTCGTGCTGACGCTGCCCCAGGCCACGAACCGCACCGCCATCGTCACGCTGGCCCGGACGTTGAATCCCCGCATTAAGGTGCTGGTGCGCGCCCGCTACCTGCGCGAGCGCGAAGATCTCGAACAGGCCGGCGCGTCGGCCGCCATCTACGAGGAAGGCGAGGCCGCCGTGGCGCTGGCGCGGCTCGTGCTGGTGGATGCGGGCGCCGGTCGCGAACGCATCGAGGGCGCCGTGCGCGACATCCGCCTGCGACTGATTCTGGAGAATGTTTCCAACCTGCGCTCACAGTCGGTCCACAGCATCATGATTCCGTGGACGCGCGTGCGCCGCCTGTCGCAGTCGGCCCATCTCGAGGACGTGCGGCGCCAGCTCGGCGAGCAGAAGTTCTCGCGCTGGCCGGTGGTCGACGCCGCCGGAGATCCGGTGGGCTACTTGCTGGCCAAGGATCTGATCGCCCTGAACTCGTCGGGCGTGGATTGGACCTCGCTCATACGGCCGCTGATCGAAGTCACGCCGCAGGACGACGTCGAAGCGATCCTGCTGCAGTTCCAACGAGATGGCGCCACGATTTGCGTCGTGAAAGATAATCGCGTGCCGGTGGGCATCCTCACGATCGAGGATATCTTGGAACGTGTCATCGGTCGCATGGAAGACGAGTATCCTCGTCATTCGAAGCTCATGTTGACCGACGTCTTGTGGACCGACGAGA is from Pirellulales bacterium and encodes:
- a CDS encoding class I SAM-dependent methyltransferase, yielding MISQPTPNVALKDNSPAETISRLEWTVRDQNARLHDRKMRIRELEGKLRQEPQREIQQLTSIVDKLLKRHYHQMPLPPEELRLHVGTRTTAANFWAQGLSSSTRVCDIFGAEPAGPVLDWGCGCGRTLRWLLNSPAWREHYRGCDVDAAAIKWLRENTPCPLEVCGDHPPLPYPDATFTGLFAFSVLTHIPPKLHRAWYAEIRRVLRPGGKALLTVQGSDILKNPSNYSVPLDMVEAFGKSGQAYIHHEGHYKDAALVNEEFTRQQLEGLLTVESYKVGGYQNMDQFIVRRDD
- a CDS encoding glycosyltransferase family 2 protein; translation: MSDEIWPLAVARQGWRSCRVLAIRTRETLSRMRWAARAKISSRPKNVLGCLHPTTRVPRLTLSANERRELQARLAALEHRPRFSVLSVVRPGAEKYLATTYNSLRDQVYLDWELLVVTPPPVTATPELRLDLEVSQDPRLRLLRTTSADVAAQTLSTAVDSATGEMIGFVESGDALSPETMLVCAEHLARHPEADFLYSDEDLLDHKDYRNDPFHKPDWSPELLLCQHYTGQFSVYRRSLLDRIGGLRPQLPGALFHDLALRASEQAREVIHIPRVLYHRRARTGAPGSNSPLVATGPDALTAIGDALLRRDLEGEIKATRTAGVFGVRLYPRQEPRISIIIPTRDRAALLHACVQSVLRLTDYANYEIVIVNNDSVEPRTHALFRSWSRDGRIRVIDSPGPFNYSRLNNLAVDACRSPLVLLLNNDTKVIASEWLSVMAGYCQLDGVGAVGAKLYFSDDTIQHAGVILRGGGKGSKPAMSSHKFFPRHDGGYFGYLHTTRNLSVVTGACLLTHRDVYQQVGGLDEQLAVAYNDVDYCLKLRQAGYRIVWTAEAELYHYESASRAKDKEGDERWELEKLRMQDKWGTALCDDPYYNPNLSLNHTNFMLRRIA
- a CDS encoding class I SAM-dependent methyltransferase, with translation MIKLSDRDLQDFQEAVDWKTGMCLPDGRVLGVEGKRGKVSKGNDSRVALVKEMIDPAHGTVLEVGCCEGIHTLQLAAVARHVTALDVRPKNIVCTLTRLFVHDIKNVTVKLADARFLDAKEGHFDVLFHVGVLYHLMDPVEHLFAIRDLADSLVLDTHVTHADTAFPRDDIQYNGKSYRAHLYREGGWSDVFSGVEPASRWLDQDALVQVLRDAGYATVEVVQERAERNGPRVCIVAHRQAKAARHAA
- a CDS encoding glycosyltransferase family 2 protein, translated to MNRARTSTPAGPSTGGRIWRQGQTLLKLWRPAPAQLAPVPPANWLPPTAGERQSLAERCRALTAAPRVLCLILADDAPASEVSRTVRSLTAVIYSNWSAIVVGRDSTTMTMTPLPGRLSVVESYTLHKSDGAAEVNALVARHDAEYVLFVEAGDCLAPETLVAFAEHVEENHKADLVYGDEDQLDAAGVLSHPFHKPDWSPALLLSQPYTVYPAFYRRPLLVEAGGLREGWGHARLYDLALRYTEVAETISHLPSVLYHRRAESHYVPDVSGDRPRRSVWGAAWLATRRGASARRRAVEAALERRRVVARVTFGRSAHTQVVSPVPQRLERVSIIMPTRDGGDHLKVAVESVLRRTTYPNYELVLVDNGSTEPATRQMLQQFAAHDRMRVLHDPQPYNFSAINNAAIRQTSSHYILLLNDDTQVISPGWLTDMVGWLEQPGVGAVGAKLLYTDGTIQHAGVALGIGGIASHPHKRFSRRDVGYHGLLTSVRECSAVTGACLLTRRDLFWQVGGLEESLPRAYNDVDFCLRLGERGHRIVFTPTAELYHHESVSRGRDTRDDLQFQQAIAWMQRRWGRLLAEDPYYHPQLSLRSTNFALRQAA
- a CDS encoding NADPH:quinone reductase — protein: MKAAYITDTGPPENIQYGEVPTPEPKEGQVLVRVEAVAVNPIDTYLRAGMVKMNLPLPYVVGCDLAGIVEQAGPGASRFKQGARVWGSNQGLLGRQGTFAQFAAVDEQLLNPLPDGIDPQQAAALALVGITGWLGLVPRAKLQPGETLFVNGGSGGVGSTVVQMAKALGARVLTTAGTPEKVAKCLEFGADRAVNYKTDDVDAALKAFAPGGVNVWWETLREPDFERTVGHLAPAGRMILMAGRDAKPAFPVGPFYVKGCSLYGFAMFNEPAAMQRAAGNQINIWMKEGRLKSCIDRVLPLAEAAQAHRLQEENTIGKAGTLAGKIVLVP